In the genome of Burkholderia diffusa, one region contains:
- a CDS encoding phosphotransferase, giving the protein MTNPSQPLDVARLTRYLEAHVPGFEGPLDMEKFAGGQSNPTFLLHAKSGRYVLRRQPPGELLKSAHAVDREFRVLSALSGTAVPVAHPYHLCEDRDVIGSLFYVMSFDDGRIFWDPALPELPKADRARCYDALLRTMAALHDVDVDAVGLADYGRPGNYFERQIGVWTKQYRAAETERLDAMETLIDWLPKACPEDTGRPALVHGDFRIDNLMFARDDYRVQAVLDWELSTLGNPLADLAYFCMCLRLPSGGQVRGLAGQDRDALGIPDEAAIVARYCELRGIEPIRDWHFYLAFSFFRLAAIAQGVKARALQGNASSEQALRVGAMAGRLAEMAVDVIGAHR; this is encoded by the coding sequence ATGACGAACCCTTCCCAGCCCCTGGACGTAGCCCGCCTCACGCGCTATCTGGAAGCGCACGTGCCGGGTTTCGAAGGCCCGCTCGACATGGAGAAGTTTGCCGGCGGCCAGTCGAATCCGACCTTCCTGCTGCACGCGAAGAGCGGCCGCTACGTGCTGCGCCGCCAGCCGCCCGGCGAATTGCTGAAATCCGCGCACGCGGTCGATCGCGAATTCCGCGTGCTGAGCGCGCTGTCCGGCACGGCGGTGCCGGTCGCGCATCCGTATCACCTGTGCGAAGACCGCGACGTGATCGGCAGCCTCTTCTACGTGATGAGCTTCGACGACGGGCGGATCTTCTGGGATCCGGCACTGCCGGAGTTGCCGAAGGCCGATCGCGCGCGCTGCTACGACGCGCTGCTGCGCACGATGGCCGCGCTGCATGACGTGGACGTCGACGCAGTGGGCCTTGCCGACTACGGGCGCCCCGGCAATTACTTCGAGCGTCAGATCGGCGTATGGACGAAGCAGTATCGCGCGGCGGAAACGGAGCGCCTCGACGCGATGGAGACGCTGATCGACTGGCTGCCGAAGGCGTGCCCGGAGGACACGGGCCGACCCGCGCTCGTGCACGGCGACTTCCGCATCGACAACCTGATGTTCGCGCGCGACGACTATCGCGTGCAGGCCGTGCTCGACTGGGAGCTGTCGACGCTCGGCAACCCGCTCGCCGATCTCGCGTATTTCTGCATGTGCCTCCGGTTGCCGTCGGGCGGCCAGGTGCGCGGGCTCGCCGGCCAGGATCGCGATGCACTCGGTATTCCCGACGAAGCGGCGATCGTCGCGCGCTATTGCGAACTGCGCGGGATCGAGCCGATCCGCGACTGGCACTTCTATCTCGCGTTCAGTTTCTTCCGGCTCGCGGCGATCGCGCAGGGCGTGAAGGCGCGCGCGCTGCAGGGCAACGCGTCGAGCGAGCAGGCGCTGCGCGTGGGCGCGATGGCCGGCCGGCTGGCCGAGATGGCCGTCGATGTGATCGGCGCGCATCGCTGA
- a CDS encoding DUF3309 family protein — protein sequence MLGTILIIVLILLLIGAFPAWPHSRSWGYWPSGSVGLIVVIVVILVLMGRI from the coding sequence ATGCTCGGTACGATCCTTATCATCGTTCTGATTCTGCTGCTCATCGGCGCATTTCCGGCATGGCCGCACAGCCGAAGCTGGGGCTACTGGCCGTCGGGCTCGGTCGGGCTGATCGTCGTCATCGTCGTGATACTGGTGCTGATGGGGCGCATTTGA
- a CDS encoding SDR family NAD(P)-dependent oxidoreductase: MKLDSYAGQAVMITGAASGFGALLASELAAMGARLALGDLNEAALEHVAAPLRAAGADVIAQRCDVRIEAEVAALVQAAVARFGRLDVGINNAGVAPPLKALIDTEEADLDLSFAVNAKGVFFGMKHQIRQMLAQREGVILNVASMAGLGGAPKLAAYAASKHAVVGLTKTAALEYARHGIRVNAVCPFYSTTPMVTDSDIGDRQDFLAQGSPMKRLGRPEEIVATMLTLCAKENTYLTGQAVAVDGGVSAF, encoded by the coding sequence ATGAAACTCGACAGCTACGCCGGCCAAGCCGTGATGATCACCGGCGCCGCGAGCGGCTTCGGCGCGCTGCTCGCGAGCGAGCTGGCCGCGATGGGCGCGCGGCTCGCGCTCGGCGACCTGAACGAGGCGGCGCTCGAACATGTGGCCGCGCCGCTGCGCGCGGCCGGCGCCGACGTGATCGCGCAGCGCTGCGACGTGCGCATCGAAGCCGAGGTCGCGGCGCTGGTGCAGGCGGCGGTCGCGCGCTTCGGGCGGCTCGACGTCGGCATCAACAACGCGGGCGTCGCGCCGCCGCTGAAGGCGCTGATCGATACCGAGGAAGCCGATCTCGACCTGAGCTTCGCGGTCAACGCGAAAGGCGTGTTCTTCGGGATGAAGCACCAGATTCGCCAGATGCTCGCGCAGCGCGAAGGCGTGATCCTCAACGTCGCGTCGATGGCCGGGCTCGGCGGCGCGCCGAAGCTCGCCGCCTACGCGGCGTCGAAACATGCGGTGGTCGGGCTCACGAAGACGGCTGCGCTCGAATATGCGCGGCATGGCATTCGCGTGAACGCGGTGTGCCCGTTCTACAGCACGACGCCGATGGTGACCGACAGCGACATCGGCGATCGCCAGGATTTTCTCGCGCAGGGCTCGCCGATGAAACGGCTCGGCCGCCCCGAGGAAATCGTCGCGACGATGCTGACGCTGTGCGCGAAGGAAAACACCTATCTGACCGGGCAGGCCGTCGCCGTCGACGGCGGGGTCTCGGCCTTCTGA
- a CDS encoding SDR family oxidoreductase — MATNLFDLTGKIALVTGASRGIGEEIAKLLAQQGAHVIVSSRKLDDCQAVADAIVAAGGRAEALACHVGRLEDIAATFETIRGKHGRLDILVNNAAANPYFGHILDTDLAAYEKTVDVNIRGYFFMSVEAGRMMKAQGGGAIVNTASVNALQPGDRQGIYSITKAAVVNMTKAFAKECGPFGIRVNALLPGLTKTKFAGALFADQDIYETWMAKIPLRRHAEPREMAGTVLYLVSDAASYTNGECIVVDGGLTI; from the coding sequence ATGGCAACGAATCTGTTCGACCTGACGGGCAAGATCGCGCTGGTGACGGGCGCGAGCCGCGGCATCGGCGAGGAAATCGCGAAGCTGCTCGCGCAGCAGGGCGCGCACGTGATCGTGTCGAGCCGCAAGCTCGACGACTGCCAGGCGGTCGCGGACGCGATCGTCGCGGCGGGCGGCCGCGCCGAAGCGCTGGCATGCCATGTCGGGCGACTGGAGGACATCGCCGCGACGTTCGAGACGATCCGCGGCAAGCATGGCCGGCTCGACATCCTCGTGAACAACGCGGCCGCGAATCCGTATTTCGGGCACATCCTCGATACCGATCTCGCCGCGTATGAAAAGACCGTCGACGTGAACATTCGCGGCTACTTCTTCATGTCGGTCGAGGCCGGCAGGATGATGAAGGCGCAGGGTGGCGGCGCGATCGTCAATACCGCGTCGGTGAATGCGCTGCAGCCGGGCGACCGCCAGGGCATCTACTCGATCACGAAGGCCGCGGTCGTCAACATGACGAAGGCGTTCGCGAAGGAATGCGGGCCGTTCGGCATCCGCGTGAACGCGCTGCTGCCGGGCCTCACGAAGACGAAATTCGCGGGCGCGCTGTTCGCCGATCAGGACATCTACGAAACCTGGATGGCCAAGATTCCGCTGCGCCGCCACGCGGAGCCGCGCGAGATGGCCGGCACCGTGTTGTATCTCGTGTCGGACGCGGCGAGCTACACGAATGGCGAATGCATCGTCGTCGACGGCGGTCTGACGATCTGA
- a CDS encoding molecular chaperone DnaJ: MTARRGAAVAIAPGHEAASLSKAQKTFNTLVEHIEKRRERLRAWEAVMPAFQKKFVDGLLPLEQEATALRIRLIHLLDDTFLRKGLSKAEQRTLSDLIADMARDVLHVSDDAALTVIYNRHAESAHVGSAAAEPQPKQPAPEPPADLDSLSPDELAERMQAELDAQFERDMAAHAAREAQRAKRKKSPKQSAAQARIEAEQAESSKSIREIYRKLASALHPDRETDPGEQQRKTALMQRVNRAYEKGNLLQLLELQLEIEQIDRRAIDGLSEARLTRYNGILEEQLRELDQEIQHVENDFRRTYGIASSTKVAPDTVLRMLARDIAGMQRGNQDLTVALREFEDPDQVRDWLKDMKRRPASSRFDDDSY, translated from the coding sequence ATGACCGCACGTCGCGGTGCCGCGGTCGCCATCGCGCCCGGTCACGAGGCAGCCAGCCTGTCGAAAGCCCAGAAGACGTTCAATACGCTCGTCGAGCACATCGAAAAGCGGCGCGAACGGCTGCGCGCGTGGGAAGCCGTGATGCCGGCGTTCCAGAAGAAGTTCGTCGACGGGCTGTTGCCGCTCGAACAGGAAGCGACGGCGCTGCGGATCCGGCTGATTCATCTGCTCGACGACACGTTCCTGCGGAAAGGCTTGAGCAAGGCCGAACAGCGCACGCTGTCCGACCTGATCGCCGACATGGCGCGCGACGTGCTGCACGTCAGCGACGACGCGGCGTTAACGGTCATTTACAACCGGCACGCCGAATCCGCGCACGTCGGCAGCGCAGCGGCCGAGCCCCAACCGAAGCAGCCCGCACCGGAACCACCGGCGGATCTCGACTCGCTGTCGCCCGACGAACTTGCCGAACGGATGCAAGCCGAGCTCGACGCGCAGTTCGAGCGCGACATGGCCGCTCACGCGGCGCGCGAGGCCCAGCGCGCGAAGCGGAAGAAATCGCCGAAGCAGTCGGCCGCGCAGGCCAGGATCGAGGCCGAGCAAGCCGAATCGAGCAAGTCGATCCGCGAGATCTATCGCAAGCTCGCGAGCGCGCTGCACCCCGATCGGGAAACCGATCCCGGCGAACAGCAACGCAAGACCGCGCTGATGCAGCGGGTCAACCGCGCTTACGAGAAGGGCAACCTGCTGCAGTTGCTGGAACTGCAGCTGGAGATCGAACAGATCGACAGACGCGCGATCGACGGCCTGAGCGAGGCGCGGCTCACGCGCTACAACGGCATCCTCGAGGAACAGCTGCGCGAACTCGATCAGGAGATCCAGCACGTTGAGAACGATTTCCGGCGGACCTACGGCATCGCGTCGTCCACCAAGGTCGCGCCCGATACGGTCCTGCGCATGCTCGCGCGCGACATCGCCGGCATGCAGCGCGGCAACCAGGACCTGACCGTCGCGCTGCGCGAGTTCGAGGATCCTGATCAGGTCAGGGACTGGCTGAAGGACATGAAGCGCCGGCCGGCCTCGTCGCGCTTCGACGACGATTCGTATTGA
- a CDS encoding histidine phosphatase family protein, with amino-acid sequence MAELFLVRHGQASFGTDDYDRLSAAGDQQGVWLGEYFARQGLTFDRVICGTMNRHAQTVDAILRGMGGEGARVDRHPGLNEYDFHGLFAAAASDYPEIARLAAGSMKEHFRALRQVLHLWADDKLGDTAPETWAHFQQRVADARAAIRQAGNQRVLAVSSGGPIAVTVQQVLGAPPSSAIALNLQIRNSSLSQFFFNAEAFHLASFNGIPHLEDPERHTWRTYG; translated from the coding sequence ATGGCTGAACTTTTTCTGGTGCGGCACGGGCAGGCGTCGTTCGGCACGGACGACTACGATCGGCTGTCCGCGGCTGGCGACCAGCAGGGCGTCTGGCTCGGTGAATATTTCGCGCGGCAGGGCCTGACGTTCGACCGTGTGATTTGCGGCACGATGAACCGGCATGCGCAGACGGTCGATGCGATCCTGCGCGGGATGGGCGGCGAAGGCGCGCGGGTCGACCGCCATCCCGGCCTGAACGAATACGACTTCCACGGGCTGTTCGCGGCCGCCGCGAGCGACTATCCGGAGATCGCGCGGCTCGCGGCGGGCTCGATGAAGGAACACTTTCGCGCGCTGCGGCAGGTGCTGCACCTTTGGGCCGACGACAAGCTGGGCGACACCGCACCCGAGACCTGGGCGCATTTCCAGCAACGCGTCGCCGACGCCCGCGCCGCGATCCGCCAGGCCGGCAACCAGCGCGTGCTCGCGGTGAGCTCCGGCGGCCCGATTGCGGTGACCGTGCAGCAGGTGCTCGGCGCGCCGCCGTCGAGCGCGATCGCGCTGAACCTGCAGATCCGCAACAGCAGTCTTTCGCAGTTTTTCTTCAACGCCGAAGCGTTCCACTTGGCGTCGTTCAACGGCATCCCGCATCTCGAGGATCCGGAACGCCACACGTGGCGCACCTACGGCTGA
- a CDS encoding LysR family transcriptional regulator: MRVFLKVADTHHFSHAAHQLNLSPSLVTRYVGDLESHLGVKLLQRSTRKTVLTEVGVRYAEGCRALLLDLSAIESRATQESSRICGDLNVVVLHSLMSTELAGLFAEYQSRHPGVSLHITLTETEVDLLGGEFDVGIVADTMITSVSVVSRTLVHAPLVAVASPGYLLEATPPQRPSDLDGYRIVGLAAGARTYRWAGPNGTLDAIQLDAPVTVNSALMQRQLALAGSGIALLPEFAVANELRAGTLTRVLGDYRIVNDGVAVALVYPGREFLPGKVRAFVDLAAERFRLPSIAAPRAVGAVGAVGAVGAVGAVGAVGSRIAVAAVANA; this comes from the coding sequence ATGCGGGTCTTTCTCAAGGTTGCCGACACGCATCATTTCTCCCATGCCGCCCACCAGCTGAATCTTTCACCGTCGCTTGTGACGCGCTACGTCGGCGATCTCGAATCGCATCTGGGCGTGAAGCTGCTGCAACGCTCGACGCGCAAGACAGTGCTCACCGAGGTCGGCGTCCGTTATGCGGAAGGGTGCCGCGCGTTGCTGCTGGATCTCTCCGCAATCGAGTCGCGCGCCACGCAGGAATCGAGCCGTATTTGCGGCGACCTGAACGTCGTCGTACTGCACAGCCTGATGTCGACGGAACTGGCGGGGCTGTTCGCCGAATACCAGTCGCGCCATCCGGGCGTGTCGCTTCACATCACGCTGACCGAAACAGAGGTCGACCTGTTGGGCGGCGAGTTCGATGTCGGGATCGTCGCCGACACGATGATCACGTCGGTTTCCGTCGTCTCGCGCACGCTGGTGCATGCGCCGCTCGTCGCGGTCGCCTCGCCCGGCTACCTGCTGGAAGCGACGCCTCCGCAGCGGCCGTCCGACCTCGACGGCTATCGGATCGTCGGCCTCGCGGCCGGTGCGAGAACCTATCGGTGGGCCGGCCCCAACGGCACGCTCGATGCGATCCAGCTCGATGCGCCGGTCACCGTGAACAGCGCACTGATGCAGCGGCAGCTCGCGCTGGCCGGCAGCGGCATCGCACTGCTGCCGGAATTCGCGGTCGCGAACGAACTGCGCGCCGGCACGCTGACGCGCGTGCTCGGCGACTACCGGATCGTGAACGACGGTGTGGCCGTGGCGCTCGTGTACCCGGGCCGGGAGTTCCTGCCAGGCAAGGTACGCGCGTTCGTCGATCTCGCCGCGGAACGCTTCAGGTTGCCGTCGATCGCAGCGCCACGTGCTGTCGGTGCTGTCGGTGCTGTCGGTGCTGTCGGTGCTGTCGGTGCTGTCGGTGCTGTCGGTTCGCGGATCGCCGTCGCGGCGGTCGCCAACGCATGA
- a CDS encoding MFS transporter, whose translation MPADHRQRRHTLWLLCALSFILYVDRVNLATAAGAIKAELGLSNTELGIAFSAFAYSYAICQIFGGWIADRVGARITLIGCGLIWVASTFMTGLVHSLALLFAARLLLGIGEGATLPAQARAITHWFSRERRGVVQGFTHSFSRLGNAVTPPIVAALMTWLSWRAAFFVIGAVTLVWLVWWIVGFREYPRGGGDRDDGNGRARTAAAARPATASGPTPWGPLFRRMAPTIFVYFCYGWTAWLFFTWLPTFFLNGKGLDLKSTALFASGVFFAGVVGDTLGGWLCDRIYRKTGNLALSRQSVIVASFTGALACMLPLAFVHSTAGIALCLSGSFLCLELTIGPIWAVPSDIAPTHAGIASGMMNAGSAIAGILSPILFGYLVDHTGSWTVPFVGSVAMLLIGIVAALRIRPDRALSESMASLAEAPAAPSAR comes from the coding sequence ATGCCTGCCGATCACCGTCAACGGCGCCACACGCTGTGGCTGCTGTGCGCGCTTTCGTTCATCCTCTACGTCGACCGCGTAAACCTCGCGACCGCGGCCGGCGCGATCAAGGCCGAACTTGGCCTGTCGAACACCGAGCTCGGCATCGCCTTCTCGGCGTTCGCGTATTCGTACGCGATCTGCCAGATCTTCGGCGGCTGGATCGCCGATCGCGTCGGCGCCCGCATCACGCTGATCGGCTGCGGGCTCATCTGGGTCGCATCGACGTTCATGACGGGGCTCGTACACAGCCTCGCGCTGCTGTTCGCCGCCCGCCTGCTGCTCGGAATCGGCGAAGGCGCGACGCTGCCCGCGCAGGCCCGCGCGATCACGCACTGGTTCTCGCGCGAGCGGCGCGGCGTCGTGCAAGGCTTCACGCATTCGTTCTCACGACTCGGCAACGCGGTCACGCCGCCGATCGTCGCCGCGCTGATGACATGGCTGTCGTGGCGCGCGGCGTTCTTCGTGATCGGCGCGGTGACGCTGGTGTGGCTCGTGTGGTGGATCGTCGGCTTCCGCGAGTACCCGCGCGGCGGCGGCGACCGCGACGACGGCAATGGCCGCGCGCGCACCGCTGCCGCCGCCCGGCCGGCCACGGCGTCGGGCCCGACGCCGTGGGGGCCGCTGTTCCGCCGGATGGCGCCGACGATCTTCGTGTACTTCTGCTACGGCTGGACCGCGTGGCTGTTCTTCACGTGGCTGCCGACGTTCTTCCTGAACGGCAAGGGCCTCGACCTGAAGTCGACTGCGCTGTTCGCGTCCGGCGTGTTTTTCGCGGGCGTCGTCGGCGACACGCTCGGCGGCTGGCTGTGCGACCGCATCTATCGCAAGACCGGCAATCTCGCGCTGTCGCGCCAGAGCGTGATCGTCGCGAGCTTCACCGGCGCACTCGCCTGCATGCTGCCGCTCGCGTTCGTGCATTCGACGGCCGGCATCGCGCTGTGCCTGTCCGGGTCGTTCCTGTGCCTCGAACTGACGATCGGGCCGATCTGGGCCGTGCCGAGCGACATCGCGCCGACGCATGCGGGCATCGCGAGCGGGATGATGAACGCCGGCTCGGCGATCGCGGGGATTCTGTCGCCGATCCTGTTCGGCTATCTCGTCGACCACACAGGCAGCTGGACGGTGCCGTTCGTCGGGTCCGTCGCGATGCTGCTGATCGGCATCGTCGCCGCGCTGCGGATTCGGCCGGATCGTGCGCTGTCGGAATCGATGGCGTCACTCGCCGAAGCGCCGGCCGCGCCGTCGGCACGCTGA
- a CDS encoding LysR family transcriptional regulator has product MGSIDRRDSTPQLLNRLRMRQIALLLAVDECSTLRAAAAQLGLTQPAATKMLAELESALGQRLFDRVGRGLVLNPAGERVLGYFRGIRGSMEALNRELGELQLGSAGRLAIGSIMAASPGRLTEALVQLKARYPLLAIDIAVDTSDRLMPQLREGVLEVVIGRNAGTDCDFRVVDDEALAIIAGRDHPLAGAGPVEFDALLDYTWILQPAGSPAREVVEREFRARHQPMPRGLVETGSILTTMNLVDRSRMLGVIPLTVAQRNAAHGLVAILDYTLDQKLPSYGSLVRRDRPLSIPAQQFLALFHREDGQRDDD; this is encoded by the coding sequence ATGGGCTCGATCGATCGACGAGACTCGACTCCCCAGTTGCTGAACCGGCTGCGGATGCGGCAGATCGCGCTGCTGCTCGCGGTGGATGAATGCTCGACGCTGCGCGCGGCGGCCGCGCAGCTCGGCCTCACGCAGCCGGCCGCGACGAAGATGCTGGCCGAACTGGAAAGCGCGCTCGGCCAGCGGCTGTTCGATCGCGTCGGGCGCGGGCTCGTGCTGAACCCGGCCGGCGAGCGCGTGCTCGGCTATTTCCGCGGAATCCGGGGCAGCATGGAGGCGCTCAATCGCGAGCTCGGCGAGCTGCAGCTGGGCAGTGCGGGACGGCTGGCGATCGGCAGCATCATGGCGGCGTCGCCAGGGCGGCTGACCGAGGCGCTGGTCCAGCTGAAGGCGCGTTATCCGCTGTTGGCGATCGACATCGCGGTCGATACCAGCGACCGGCTGATGCCGCAACTGCGCGAAGGCGTGCTCGAAGTGGTGATCGGCCGCAACGCCGGCACCGATTGCGACTTCCGCGTGGTGGACGACGAGGCGCTCGCGATCATCGCGGGCCGTGACCATCCGCTCGCGGGCGCCGGGCCGGTCGAATTCGATGCGCTGCTCGACTACACGTGGATCCTGCAGCCGGCCGGGAGCCCGGCGCGCGAGGTCGTCGAGCGCGAGTTCCGCGCGCGTCACCAGCCGATGCCGCGCGGGCTCGTCGAAACGGGCTCGATCCTGACGACGATGAACCTCGTCGACCGTTCGCGAATGCTCGGCGTGATTCCGCTGACGGTCGCACAGCGCAACGCGGCGCACGGGCTCGTCGCGATCCTCGACTACACGCTCGACCAGAAGCTGCCGTCGTACGGGAGCCTCGTGCGGCGTGACCGGCCGCTCAGCATTCCGGCGCAGCAGTTTCTCGCGCTGTTTCATCGGGAAGATGGGCAGCGCGATGACGATTGA
- a CDS encoding LysR family transcriptional regulator yields MRLSKIDLNLFVVFEAIYNKRNLTRAAEVLNLTQPAVSNALARLRKTLNDPLFVSTPAGMMPTPMAENIVGRVREALQLLDSSAHEGDVFDPASSERVFRLSMSDLTEALLLPALGELLQTHAPGMHVRSYTMDRREVATALANGSVDIAIDAPLIGDPHLHQALLVRDRYACMIRDDHPFKGDTLTMDDYLSMGHIHVSSRRKGSGHVDAELTRLGLRRNIQMRVQHYMVAPLIAMRGDLALTAPLRLLQRYPARILELPFEMPGLEYFCYWHRSADQDQGSRWLREQLMTLMGGMGGPQ; encoded by the coding sequence ATGCGTCTTTCGAAGATTGATCTGAACCTGTTCGTCGTATTCGAGGCGATCTACAACAAGCGCAACCTGACGCGCGCGGCCGAGGTGCTGAACCTCACGCAGCCGGCCGTCAGCAATGCGCTGGCGCGGCTGCGCAAGACGCTGAACGACCCGCTGTTCGTCAGCACGCCGGCCGGAATGATGCCGACGCCGATGGCCGAGAACATCGTCGGCCGCGTGCGCGAAGCGCTGCAACTGCTCGATTCGAGCGCGCACGAAGGCGATGTGTTCGATCCCGCTTCGTCCGAGCGCGTGTTCCGGCTCAGCATGAGCGACCTGACCGAGGCGCTGTTGCTGCCAGCGCTCGGCGAACTGCTGCAGACGCATGCGCCCGGCATGCACGTGCGCAGCTACACGATGGACCGCCGCGAAGTGGCGACCGCGCTCGCGAACGGCTCCGTCGACATCGCGATCGACGCGCCGCTGATCGGCGATCCGCACCTGCACCAGGCGCTGCTCGTGCGGGACCGCTACGCGTGCATGATCCGCGACGATCACCCGTTCAAGGGCGACACGCTGACCATGGACGACTACCTGTCGATGGGGCACATCCACGTGTCGAGCCGCCGCAAGGGCAGCGGGCACGTCGATGCGGAGCTGACGCGGCTCGGGCTGCGCCGAAACATCCAGATGCGCGTACAGCACTACATGGTCGCGCCGCTGATCGCGATGCGCGGCGATCTCGCGCTGACGGCGCCACTGCGCCTGCTGCAGCGTTACCCGGCGCGGATTCTCGAACTGCCGTTCGAGATGCCGGGGCTCGAATACTTCTGCTACTGGCATCGCAGCGCCGATCAGGATCAGGGCAGTCGCTGGCTGCGTGAACAATTGATGACGCTGATGGGCGGGATGGGCGGGCCGCAGTGA
- a CDS encoding DUF4148 domain-containing protein codes for MKSIIINIVTATATVLLAAPAASYAQSSHSTLTRAQVRQELLDLESVGYDPSAGDADNYPDGIVAAQERLAAKRLAEHKNSEAAYGSTGAPGTFSGAPAVAAVKR; via the coding sequence GTGAAATCCATCATCATCAACATCGTCACCGCTACCGCCACCGTTCTGCTCGCCGCACCGGCCGCGTCATACGCGCAGTCGTCGCATTCGACGCTCACGCGTGCACAAGTGCGCCAGGAATTGCTCGACCTCGAATCGGTCGGCTACGATCCGTCGGCCGGTGACGCCGACAACTATCCAGACGGCATCGTCGCCGCACAGGAGCGTCTGGCCGCGAAGCGACTCGCCGAACACAAGAACAGCGAGGCCGCTTACGGCTCGACCGGCGCGCCGGGCACATTCTCGGGCGCGCCGGCGGTTGCGGCGGTAAAGCGCTAG
- a CDS encoding acyl-CoA dehydrogenase family protein yields the protein MDFGYTPKVEELRERVRAFMDAHIVPRIRQWNEEVHAGQYPVSFMEELKERAKAEGLWNLFLPHLKDDEPGTALTNLEYAPLAEIMGRVGWASEVFNCNAPDTGNMELLHMFATPEQREQWLLPLLRGEIRSAFAMTEPDVASSDATNITTRIERVGDEYVINGRKWFITNAAHPNCRIFIVMGKTDPQAESHQQQSMILVPRDTPGVTVMRNITVVNHYAPEGHCEITFDNVRVPARNLLGEEGSGFALAQARLGPGRIHHCMRSIGAAELALELMIDRAQSREAFGKPLNRHGTIGEWIARSRIEIDQARLLVLKAAWMIDKVGAKAARKEISMIKALVPAVYTDVCDRAMQVFGAMGLSPDTPLADLWTWGRALRFADGPDEVHLQAIARMEIKDAVRGSTEPYLTRPLRG from the coding sequence ATGGACTTTGGCTACACCCCGAAAGTGGAAGAACTGCGCGAGCGCGTGCGTGCGTTCATGGACGCGCATATCGTGCCGCGCATCCGTCAGTGGAACGAGGAAGTGCACGCGGGGCAGTATCCCGTGTCGTTCATGGAGGAGCTGAAGGAGCGCGCGAAGGCCGAAGGGCTGTGGAACCTGTTCCTGCCGCACCTGAAGGACGACGAGCCGGGCACGGCCCTGACGAACCTCGAATACGCGCCGCTCGCCGAGATCATGGGGCGCGTGGGCTGGGCGTCGGAGGTGTTCAACTGCAACGCGCCGGATACCGGCAACATGGAGCTGCTGCACATGTTCGCGACGCCCGAGCAGCGCGAACAGTGGCTGCTGCCGCTCTTGCGCGGCGAGATCCGTTCGGCGTTCGCGATGACGGAGCCTGACGTCGCGTCGTCGGACGCGACCAACATCACGACGCGCATCGAGCGCGTGGGCGACGAATACGTGATCAATGGCCGCAAGTGGTTCATCACGAACGCCGCGCATCCGAACTGCCGGATCTTCATCGTGATGGGCAAGACCGACCCGCAAGCGGAATCGCACCAGCAGCAGAGCATGATCCTCGTGCCGCGCGACACGCCGGGCGTGACGGTCATGCGCAACATCACGGTGGTCAATCACTACGCGCCCGAAGGACACTGCGAGATCACGTTCGACAACGTGCGCGTGCCGGCGCGCAACCTGCTCGGCGAGGAAGGCAGCGGCTTCGCGCTCGCACAGGCGCGCCTCGGGCCGGGCCGGATTCATCACTGCATGCGTTCGATCGGCGCGGCCGAGCTCGCGCTGGAACTGATGATCGACCGCGCGCAGTCGCGCGAAGCATTCGGCAAGCCGCTGAATCGGCACGGCACGATCGGCGAATGGATCGCGCGCTCGCGCATCGAGATCGACCAGGCGCGCCTGCTGGTGCTGAAGGCCGCATGGATGATCGACAAGGTCGGCGCGAAGGCGGCGCGCAAGGAAATCTCGATGATCAAGGCGCTCGTGCCGGCCGTGTACACGGATGTGTGCGATCGCGCGATGCAGGTGTTCGGCGCGATGGGCCTGAGCCCCGACACGCCGCTCGCCGATCTGTGGACCTGGGGTCGCGCGCTGCGCTTCGCCGACGGCCCGGACGAGGTGCACCTGCAGGCGATCGCACGCATGGAGATCAAGGACGCGGTGCGCGGCTCGACCGAACCGTACCTGACGCGGCCGCTGCGCGGCTGA